Proteins from one Esox lucius isolate fEsoLuc1 chromosome 19, fEsoLuc1.pri, whole genome shotgun sequence genomic window:
- the mov10l1 gene encoding RNA helicase Mov10l1 isoform X1, which produces MVTAVQCVLAKLLGPLWRKVEVDEEDCLYEAAMEEIRQLRCSVVTQLCQDYGMIDDAVYYTTKEVLGGVPLRVGDVVNGLAVRDSVQGGWRALRVEKNSDAWEDGGGGAMLEADSKQLRPLIGTVTSCDKDGGFINQTTFFPPNALCEGFKPMKGDWVQAQYFISPTQWSSQARSVSPLRYRRMDKVRVSSVFGSSGVVEDSVFFSLDNLLLPTGYHPSPGDLVSLVVLESNQSFYCWRALCMAPSEHSMGTRTMPEANFRSLLEDKGGLVIEDKTYFGTLMLGDNQEMVLWIQNRGSETHKLTCCELSDWDSENQFSFGSATDPPGQRKGALQQPVLTQVLGGGILGLTSKQAHMFGPSLCLRSGSTWPMSQLNADGMTSEIDGDENGEGHQDTVLTPSIRTEKRDAEIAPGEKLNVRVSCRAKTIGRCAELLLLRFSSFTIGRLLEVTVVSKEESLLQPYAPYCPAAVPVNLPRASQVVTLMASHPPQRLIKRHLPNFLGNYPVPQALRDCVEANGDVLVAKPCLGETLSMANFAPRFSSLLWLEELKAEQELREFSISGALLRRGAVYLHLEVLGLAEGRPSLFIGDRVALKKPVSRDLVMEYIGYVTEIHEEDVSLRVNSEFQQGYLGEPLDVEFSFNRLTMRRCHLALDQTRHFGDNVLFPTALVLQAPVWTGEWGPEESDKKEETPIADGVKLSGISVDMVSKATQTKPDSGRPIPSPGQFFNRQLNPSQREAVKRVLAGECRPTPYILFGPPGTGKTITLIESILQVYHRLPCSRVLVCTPSNSAADLICVRLHDSGFLKTASLARVNASCRQEEAIIEVLRQYSRAGEDIKQASFHRIVVSTCSSAGMFYQIGLRVGHFTHVFLDEAGQATEPEALIPLGLLSEQDGQIVLAGDPRQLGPVVKSKLAQAFGLGVSLLERLMANPLYSKNGGEYNPLLVTKLVYNYRSHEALLSLPSRLFYGGELCVRAQRAIVDSLCHWSRLPTKGFPLIFHGVRGTEMREGNNPSWFNPAEAVQVMLYCCQLAKKLYHPVAPSDIGIIAPYRKQSEKIRVLLHRVGLSDIKVGSVEEFQGREFLVIILSTVRANESVQGDDLQSTLGFLSNPKRFNVAVTRPKALLIVVGNPHVLVKDPCFHALLQYSFENGAFLGCDPPACLKASQ; this is translated from the exons ATGGTCACAGCAGTACAGTGTGTGCTAGCTAAATTGCTGGGCCCCCTATGGAGGAAGGTAGAGGTGGATGAAGAAGACTGTTTGTATGAGGCAG CTATGGAAGAGATCCGCCAGCTGCGATGCAGTGTGGTGACCCAGCTGTGTCAGGACTATGGCATGATTGATGATGCTGTCTACTACACCACTAAAGAGGTGCTGGGAGGCGTACCGCTCAGAGTTGGGGACGTTGTCAACGGCCTTGCAGTGAGGGACAGTGTCCAAGGAGGTTGGAGAGCATTGAGG GTGGAGAAGAACAGTGATGCCTGGGaagatggagggggaggagccATGCTTGAGGCAGACAGCAAACAGCTCCGTCCTCTGATTGGCACTGTGACATCATGTGACAAGGATGGCGGCTTTATCAATCAAACCACTTTCTTTCCACCAAACGCACTTTGTGAAG GTTTTAAACCCATGAAAGGGGACTGGGTCCAAGCGCAGTACTTCATTAGTCCCACCCAGTGGAGCAGCCAAGCCCGCTCTGTGTCTCCCTTACGCTACCGCCGCATGGACAAG GTACGAGTGTCAAGTGTGTTTGGCAGCAGTGGGGTGGTGGAGGACAGTGTGTTTTTCAGCCTGGATAACCTTCTGCTTCCAACTGGGTACCATCCCTCGCCTGGGGACCTGGTCAGTCTGGTTGTGTTGGAGAGCAATCAGTCCTTCTACTGTTGGAGGGCTCTGTGTATGGCTCCCAGTGAACACAG TATGGGTACCAGGACCATGCCAGAGGCTAATTTTAGAAGTCTCCTGGAAGACAAGGGAGGCCTGGTGATTGAAGACAAGACCTACTTTGGGACTCTGATGCTGGGAGATAACCAAGAGATGGTGCTCTGGATACA gAACCGTGGTTCTGAAACCCATAAACTGACATGTTGTGAGTTGTCTGACTGGGACTCAGAAAATCAGTTTAGCTTTGGGAGTGCGACTGACCCACCGGGACAGAGAAAAGGAGCCCTGCAGCAGCCTGTTTTAACCCAGGTTCTGGGTGGGGGTATTCTGGGCTTAACCAGCAAGCAGGCCCACATGTTTGGCCCGTCTCTCTGCCTGAGATCTGGGTCTACTTGGCCTATGTCACAGCTCAATGCTGATGGGATGACGAGTGAGATAGATGGAGATGAGAATGGAGAGGGCCATCAGGATACTGTTCTTACGCCTTCCATACGGACGGAGAAGAGAGACGCAGAGATCGCGCCAGGGGAGAAGCTAAATGTGCGAGTGAGCTGCCGAGCGAA GACCATTGGGCGTTGTGCAGAGCTACTGCTGCTGCGCTTCTCCTCCTTCACAATCGGGAGGCTTCTGGAGGTCACAGTGGTCAGTAAAGAGGAGAGCCTTCTCCAGCCATATGCTCCTTACTGCCCGGCAGCAGTCCCAGTGAACCTTCCTCGGGCTTCCCAGGTGGTCACACTGATGGCTTCACATCCACCTCAACG CCTGATTAAGCGCCACCTCCCTAACTTCCTGGGTAACTATCCAGTTCCCCAGGCCCTACGAGACTGTGTCGAGGCCAACGGAGACGTTCTGGTGGCCAAGCCCTGTCTAGGAGAG ACCCTGTCCATGGCCAACTTTGCTCCCCGTTTCTCTTCCCTGTTGTGGCTTGAGGAGCTGAAGGCTGAGCAGGAGCTCAGGGAGTTCAGTATCAGCGGAGCCCTCCTCAGGAGAGGCGCGGTCTACCTGCACCTGGAGGTGCTTGGCTTGGCCGAGGGAAGGCCGAGTCTCTTCATAG GGGACAGAGTGGCTCTGAAGAAGCCTGTCAGTAGAGACCTGGTGATGGAGTACATTGGTTACGTCACAGAG ATCCATGAAGAGGATGTGAGTTTGAGAGTGAACTCTGAGTTTCAGCAGGGATACCTGGGAGAGCCTCTGGACGTGGAGTTCTCCTTCAACAG GTTGACCATGAGGCGATGCCACCTAGCCCTGGACCAGACCAGGCACTTTGGAGATAACG TTTTGTTCCCCACAGCGCTGGTGCTCCAGGCTCCTGTGTGGACAGGAGAGTGGGGTCCAGAGGAGTCTGACAAGAAAGAGGAGACGCCCATAGCGGACGGGGTGAAGCTGTCTGGAATCTCAGTCGACATGGTGTCAAAGGCCACGCAAACCAAACCAG ATTCCGGACGACCCATCCCCAGCCCGGGGCAGTTCTTCAACCGGCAGCTGAACCCGTCCCAGAGGGAGGCTGTGAAGCGCGTCCTGGCAGGAGAGTGTCGGCCCACGCCATACATCCTGTTTGGACCCCCCGGGACCGGAAAGACGATCACCCTCATAGAGTCCATACTGCAG GTGTATCACCGCCTTCCCTGTAGCCGCGTGTTGGTGTGCACTCCCTCCAACAGCGCCGCTGACCTCATCTGTGTCCGGCTCCACGACAGCGGCTTCCTGAAAACTGCCAGCCTGGCTCGCGTCAATGCCTCCTGCCGTCAGGAAGAG GCCATCATAGAAGTTCTAAGGCAGTACTCCCGGGCTGGGGAGGACATCAAGCAAGCCTCCTTTCACCGGATTGTAGTCAGCACCTGTTCCAGTGCCGGCATGTTCTACCAAATTGGACTGCG CGTGGGTCATTTCACGCACGTGTTTCTGGATGAGGCCGGCCAGGCCACGGAGCCAGAGGCACTGATCCCCTTGGGGCTTCTGTCAGAGCAAGACGGACAG ATTGTTCTGGCCGGAGACCCCCGACAACTGGGTCCAGTTGTGAAGTCCAAGCTGGCTCAGGCGTTCGGTTTGGGGGTGTCCTTGTTGGAAAGACTGATGGCCAACCCTCTGTACTCTAAGAATGGTGGGGAATATAACCCCCTGCTG GTGACCAAGCTAGTCTATAACTACCGTTCCCACGAGGCCCTCCTGTCCCTGCCGTCTAGACTGTTCTACGGGGGGGAGCTGTGTGTCAGGGCCCAGAGAGCCATAGTAGATTCCCTCTGTCACTGGAGCCGTCTCCCCACCAAGGGATTCCCCTTGATTTTCCATGGAGTCAGG GGCACAGAGATGAGGGAGGGAAACAACCCGTCGTGGTTTAACCCTGCCGAAGCCGTCCAGGTAATGCTGTACTGCTGCCAGCTGGCCAAGAAGCTCTACCACCCTGTGGCACCCTCTGACATCGGCATCATCGCCCCCTACAGGAAACAG TCAGAGAAGATCCGAGTGCTGCTTCACAGGGTAGGCCTGTCTGACATCAAGGTGGGCTCTGTGGAGGAGTTTCAGGGCCGGGAGTTTCTGGTCATCATATTGTCCACG GTGAGGGCGAATGAGTCAGTGCAGGGTGACGACCTTCAAAGCACCCTTGGATTCCTGTCTAACCCAAAGCGCTTCAACGTGGCTGTCACGCGTCCCAAAGCCCTGCTTATCGTCGTGGGCAACCCACACGTCTTAGTCAAAGACCCCTGCTTCCACGCTCTCCTCCAGTACTCTTTTGAGAATGGGGCCTTCCTGGGCTGTGATCCCCCAGCCTGTCTCAAGGCTTCCCAATG A
- the mov10l1 gene encoding RNA helicase Mov10l1 isoform X2, giving the protein MAPSEHSMGTRTMPEANFRSLLEDKGGLVIEDKTYFGTLMLGDNQEMVLWIQNRGSETHKLTCCELSDWDSENQFSFGSATDPPGQRKGALQQPVLTQVLGGGILGLTSKQAHMFGPSLCLRSGSTWPMSQLNADGMTSEIDGDENGEGHQDTVLTPSIRTEKRDAEIAPGEKLNVRVSCRAKTIGRCAELLLLRFSSFTIGRLLEVTVVSKEESLLQPYAPYCPAAVPVNLPRASQVVTLMASHPPQRLIKRHLPNFLGNYPVPQALRDCVEANGDVLVAKPCLGETLSMANFAPRFSSLLWLEELKAEQELREFSISGALLRRGAVYLHLEVLGLAEGRPSLFIGDRVALKKPVSRDLVMEYIGYVTEIHEEDVSLRVNSEFQQGYLGEPLDVEFSFNRLTMRRCHLALDQTRHFGDNVLFPTALVLQAPVWTGEWGPEESDKKEETPIADGVKLSGISVDMVSKATQTKPDSGRPIPSPGQFFNRQLNPSQREAVKRVLAGECRPTPYILFGPPGTGKTITLIESILQVYHRLPCSRVLVCTPSNSAADLICVRLHDSGFLKTASLARVNASCRQEEAIIEVLRQYSRAGEDIKQASFHRIVVSTCSSAGMFYQIGLRVGHFTHVFLDEAGQATEPEALIPLGLLSEQDGQIVLAGDPRQLGPVVKSKLAQAFGLGVSLLERLMANPLYSKNGGEYNPLLVTKLVYNYRSHEALLSLPSRLFYGGELCVRAQRAIVDSLCHWSRLPTKGFPLIFHGVRGTEMREGNNPSWFNPAEAVQVMLYCCQLAKKLYHPVAPSDIGIIAPYRKQSEKIRVLLHRVGLSDIKVGSVEEFQGREFLVIILSTVRANESVQGDDLQSTLGFLSNPKRFNVAVTRPKALLIVVGNPHVLVKDPCFHALLQYSFENGAFLGCDPPACLKASQ; this is encoded by the exons ATGGCTCCCAGTGAACACAG TATGGGTACCAGGACCATGCCAGAGGCTAATTTTAGAAGTCTCCTGGAAGACAAGGGAGGCCTGGTGATTGAAGACAAGACCTACTTTGGGACTCTGATGCTGGGAGATAACCAAGAGATGGTGCTCTGGATACA gAACCGTGGTTCTGAAACCCATAAACTGACATGTTGTGAGTTGTCTGACTGGGACTCAGAAAATCAGTTTAGCTTTGGGAGTGCGACTGACCCACCGGGACAGAGAAAAGGAGCCCTGCAGCAGCCTGTTTTAACCCAGGTTCTGGGTGGGGGTATTCTGGGCTTAACCAGCAAGCAGGCCCACATGTTTGGCCCGTCTCTCTGCCTGAGATCTGGGTCTACTTGGCCTATGTCACAGCTCAATGCTGATGGGATGACGAGTGAGATAGATGGAGATGAGAATGGAGAGGGCCATCAGGATACTGTTCTTACGCCTTCCATACGGACGGAGAAGAGAGACGCAGAGATCGCGCCAGGGGAGAAGCTAAATGTGCGAGTGAGCTGCCGAGCGAA GACCATTGGGCGTTGTGCAGAGCTACTGCTGCTGCGCTTCTCCTCCTTCACAATCGGGAGGCTTCTGGAGGTCACAGTGGTCAGTAAAGAGGAGAGCCTTCTCCAGCCATATGCTCCTTACTGCCCGGCAGCAGTCCCAGTGAACCTTCCTCGGGCTTCCCAGGTGGTCACACTGATGGCTTCACATCCACCTCAACG CCTGATTAAGCGCCACCTCCCTAACTTCCTGGGTAACTATCCAGTTCCCCAGGCCCTACGAGACTGTGTCGAGGCCAACGGAGACGTTCTGGTGGCCAAGCCCTGTCTAGGAGAG ACCCTGTCCATGGCCAACTTTGCTCCCCGTTTCTCTTCCCTGTTGTGGCTTGAGGAGCTGAAGGCTGAGCAGGAGCTCAGGGAGTTCAGTATCAGCGGAGCCCTCCTCAGGAGAGGCGCGGTCTACCTGCACCTGGAGGTGCTTGGCTTGGCCGAGGGAAGGCCGAGTCTCTTCATAG GGGACAGAGTGGCTCTGAAGAAGCCTGTCAGTAGAGACCTGGTGATGGAGTACATTGGTTACGTCACAGAG ATCCATGAAGAGGATGTGAGTTTGAGAGTGAACTCTGAGTTTCAGCAGGGATACCTGGGAGAGCCTCTGGACGTGGAGTTCTCCTTCAACAG GTTGACCATGAGGCGATGCCACCTAGCCCTGGACCAGACCAGGCACTTTGGAGATAACG TTTTGTTCCCCACAGCGCTGGTGCTCCAGGCTCCTGTGTGGACAGGAGAGTGGGGTCCAGAGGAGTCTGACAAGAAAGAGGAGACGCCCATAGCGGACGGGGTGAAGCTGTCTGGAATCTCAGTCGACATGGTGTCAAAGGCCACGCAAACCAAACCAG ATTCCGGACGACCCATCCCCAGCCCGGGGCAGTTCTTCAACCGGCAGCTGAACCCGTCCCAGAGGGAGGCTGTGAAGCGCGTCCTGGCAGGAGAGTGTCGGCCCACGCCATACATCCTGTTTGGACCCCCCGGGACCGGAAAGACGATCACCCTCATAGAGTCCATACTGCAG GTGTATCACCGCCTTCCCTGTAGCCGCGTGTTGGTGTGCACTCCCTCCAACAGCGCCGCTGACCTCATCTGTGTCCGGCTCCACGACAGCGGCTTCCTGAAAACTGCCAGCCTGGCTCGCGTCAATGCCTCCTGCCGTCAGGAAGAG GCCATCATAGAAGTTCTAAGGCAGTACTCCCGGGCTGGGGAGGACATCAAGCAAGCCTCCTTTCACCGGATTGTAGTCAGCACCTGTTCCAGTGCCGGCATGTTCTACCAAATTGGACTGCG CGTGGGTCATTTCACGCACGTGTTTCTGGATGAGGCCGGCCAGGCCACGGAGCCAGAGGCACTGATCCCCTTGGGGCTTCTGTCAGAGCAAGACGGACAG ATTGTTCTGGCCGGAGACCCCCGACAACTGGGTCCAGTTGTGAAGTCCAAGCTGGCTCAGGCGTTCGGTTTGGGGGTGTCCTTGTTGGAAAGACTGATGGCCAACCCTCTGTACTCTAAGAATGGTGGGGAATATAACCCCCTGCTG GTGACCAAGCTAGTCTATAACTACCGTTCCCACGAGGCCCTCCTGTCCCTGCCGTCTAGACTGTTCTACGGGGGGGAGCTGTGTGTCAGGGCCCAGAGAGCCATAGTAGATTCCCTCTGTCACTGGAGCCGTCTCCCCACCAAGGGATTCCCCTTGATTTTCCATGGAGTCAGG GGCACAGAGATGAGGGAGGGAAACAACCCGTCGTGGTTTAACCCTGCCGAAGCCGTCCAGGTAATGCTGTACTGCTGCCAGCTGGCCAAGAAGCTCTACCACCCTGTGGCACCCTCTGACATCGGCATCATCGCCCCCTACAGGAAACAG TCAGAGAAGATCCGAGTGCTGCTTCACAGGGTAGGCCTGTCTGACATCAAGGTGGGCTCTGTGGAGGAGTTTCAGGGCCGGGAGTTTCTGGTCATCATATTGTCCACG GTGAGGGCGAATGAGTCAGTGCAGGGTGACGACCTTCAAAGCACCCTTGGATTCCTGTCTAACCCAAAGCGCTTCAACGTGGCTGTCACGCGTCCCAAAGCCCTGCTTATCGTCGTGGGCAACCCACACGTCTTAGTCAAAGACCCCTGCTTCCACGCTCTCCTCCAGTACTCTTTTGAGAATGGGGCCTTCCTGGGCTGTGATCCCCCAGCCTGTCTCAAGGCTTCCCAATG A